Part of the Panicum virgatum strain AP13 chromosome 4N, P.virgatum_v5, whole genome shotgun sequence genome is shown below.
AATTTCTATATgaacatgcactttctaaatagggtaaagtgacttgttttttttggacaaattttgaatcccagaatgacttgtttttttgggacggagggagtatatatataatattatgtataagtgtataacaaaataaatctagaaaaattaaaataacaAATAATTTGGAACGGGGAGGGTAGTAGAAAGGGGCTGTCTTGTAAGTTGGAAGCCTAAATAAACTCAAATACCATTGGTTAAATGGCTTCGTTTTTTCAAATTAGAATATACTCCATCCCAGTTTTTGGGCCTGGGGCCGTTGGGCAAGTCCGAAGAGAGataaagaaagaaaactctGAAGCCGACATCTTGAAACCAAGGTTAatctaaccggtgggaaccggtctggtttgaccggttaccggtcaaaccggtccggtccggttccggttccggccggtacccaatcagccaaaattcaaattttaaatttgaattcaaaaaatgaaaaattctcaaaaaattcttaaaaatacttcaaggtgtgatgaatctaatggtgtcaaattttctcaaaaattcattcatttagtatagtttgtgagaatttaaagttaaatcaaaaaagaaaaagaaaaaaaatgggtcggcccatgaaggcccaccggtcaaaccggccggtaaaccggtcaaaccggtcggtaaaccggtaaaaccggccggtaaaccggttgcacgggagcgtttgaatttcaaactggtcaaaccgaccggtaaaccggtaaaaccggccggtaaaccggtcaaaccggccggtaaaccggtcggaaccggttgcacgggaaaatttaaatttatttgaattttgatttgaattcaaccggtttccactgGTTAtcggcctaaccggtccggtaaaccggtaccggagggcggcggtaaccggtttccggttgggaaataaaaccctgctTGAAACTCGACTCTTGAGGGATACCCGAACACGCCGGCCGCGACCGCCTCCACCAGACGCGCCCGCACCTTGCTCTGCTGCGCCGGCGATTCCCCGCCGCCAGAGGCGAAGTTCCGTTTCCCGTTCGCGCCGGTCCCCTGCCCGCCGCCATGACAGAGGtacgcacccccccccccccgcttcgAAATTCAGGGCCGCGTATATGGGCGATTTGCGAAATCGCGGTGTTGTTTGAGCTCGTTAGCGATCTTCGTCGCCATAGGGAAGAACGTTTTCTGCTAGGCTGAGTTCTAGCTTGGACCCCGCGGGGTCTTCCTTTCTGTCCCGTGGGTGGATTAGGGTTAGCTGCGCCTGCTTGCGCTTGTGGATGCTTGACACTATACAATGTCAAGTGTGGCTTCACGAGGCAGGACTGCGGAGATGACGGATGTCTGGTGTGGTGGTGTTATTAGGTTCTGCTGGTTGAGGGAATTACTGACTACGGTTCAATTGTTATTGTAGATGCTAGCCATTGCTCAGTCATTTGTCCACAGCTGTGATTCCCTTGTAGTGAACTTAAATGCATACAAGGCTATGAGAGTGCCACTGTGTCATGCCAAAGTTATTTAGTCTTATTCTGAGTTCGTGATAATATGAGCATATGTAATGTTTATCGTTTGTGAAAGAATAGAAGGTGTTTTTTACTCTTTAAAAATGGTGTCTGCAATCAGCTGCTTACTGCTATTTGTTAAACTCTTGCTACTGAAAACATCCAATTGTGCAAATTAGCTTTGGGAATAATAACTTGTCTTTTATCTGCCCTGTTTCAGTACTGGGTGAGCCAGGGAAACAAATGGTGTGACTTCTGCAAGATTTTTATAGCCAATAATCCCTTTAGCATCAGAACGCATGAACTTGGTAAGCGTCACAAGGACAATGTCAGCAAAAGATTGTCAACGATGCAAAAGGAGAGTGATGCAAAGGACaaggaacagcagcaagctgcCCGAGCCCTTCAGCAGATAGAAGCAGTAAGTCCTCagattcaaaaagaaaaaaaaattctgttATAATTTTATCTAATATCCATCGGTCTACTGATTGATATACATATGATTATCTCATTCTCTCATAAACTAGAATGCAATTTACATGGAAAACCTTACTACATCAATACAGCATGAGGCCGTTgctttttgacatgccttgggCTTTTTCGCTGTGCTTTTGTAATTTGCCTTGCATTTGGTTGATGGACTATGGAACCATATCTGATTatgttcaatttttttctctgcAGAAAGCTAAAAAGAGCTATCAAAAGGATTTGGAGAATAGCCAGAGGAATGTGGATGGAGACACTTCTGCAGCACCTGGAGATGGCTGTGTATGGTTTTCCTGTTTCTGTATATAACAATAATTCATTATATTCTTTAGTATGCTAGTTCAATGTGTCCTTTATATTCTTTAGATCCACATCTAGCATCATcacccttcttcatgtagtttAATATATTTTGAACCTAGTTCCCCTCCAGCTCACACCACCAAACTTACATTGTCGAACCAAGAAGTAGCCTGATAAGTGGCCATGTGGCTGTTAGTTTATAAAGGCCGCTTGTTTGATGTAGAGCTTACACAATTAAATCGACCATTCAAACACTTATTTCTTCTAGCCCAGAAGTATATCCATGTTTTCCTACTCTCTGTTGTTCTTGCTTATACACAATTAAATTGACCATTCAAACATTTATTTCTTCTAGCGCCGGAAGTATATCTTTGCTTTCCTACTTCCTGTTGTTGTTGCAAGGGGATATCCTTACTGGTGAAGAAGGCACAAAATGCTTCTGTCAGCCTACAAATTCATTGTTGTGTTGTCAACTGTTTTACAACATCATTTCAATTAAGTCAAAGATGTTTCATGACTGTACCTCAGTTGTTGCTTTAACAATTTTTTCATATATGAACTGGCCTGAGTATTAATTCATGTTATGTACCAATGTTAGCAGATAAGCTGGCTAGAGATCATCAGATCATTGCCTAGATATGCTGACTTGATCATTACCTTAGCAGATATGTATGCTGACTAGACCACTGGATACTAATGAGTGTCTGACAGTACAGAACCCGTCGGAGCCTTTTAGACTATACTTCCAAGTCCCAAGTGATATGAACTACGAAGCATTCTTTGCATAGACTGATCACACTGCTGTCTACATCAATGTCCTCTTTCTGTTTGGTAACGTTTCCTTAAATCTGGTATGTGCAGGATGGGTATTTGACTCAACATCAGGATACTACTATGACAAATCTACTGGACTTCACTACGATTCAAACTCCGGCTTCTATTATTCTGATGGTTTAGGTGATCTCATCAAGCATACACATATATCTGAACAATTGGTTCCATCCAGTCTTTCTCCAAGCTGTTTTTTCCCCACTTATATTGATGTTTATTAGTTTAAAATGGGCAGGGAAATGGGTTACTCAAGAAGAGGCGTACAAATCTGTGCAAACTTCCAAAACAGATGTTGGTCAATCCTCAACGTCACAAACAAAAGCTCCTCCTGCTGCAGAAACGGCTGTTCCGGCTATTAAAGGAGGTCCAGCTCCAGGTCGGGTTGTCACAAAGCCACTGAACCTGATGAGACCTATCAAGGGTGCTCCTGCTCCGTCAGTGGTTGCTGCTAAcaagaggaagagggaggacAAAAAGCCTAAGGTGATCTCCaaggaggaggaagcggctctCAAAGCCCGGGAAGCAGCCAGGAAGAGAGTAGAGGATAGAGAGAAGCCACTGATGGGATTATACAGAACTTACTGAGGCGTCTGCTGTCCTTCCTAGACTATTCTCCCCATATGGACCAAACGATTGCACTACCTGATGTTGTAAGAAACGTTGACAAATGCTGTTCATTGAGAGAATGGGCAGGGTTTCAAAGA
Proteins encoded:
- the LOC120670348 gene encoding zinc finger protein ZOP1-like, with protein sequence MTEYWVSQGNKWCDFCKIFIANNPFSIRTHELGKRHKDNVSKRLSTMQKESDAKDKEQQQAARALQQIEAKAKKSYQKDLENSQRNVDGDTSAAPGDGWVFDSTSGYYYDKSTGLHYDSNSGFYYSDGLGKWVTQEEAYKSVQTSKTDVGQSSTSQTKAPPAAETAVPAIKGGPAPGRVVTKPLNLMRPIKGAPAPSVVAANKRKREDKKPKVISKEEEAALKAREAARKRVEDREKPLMGLYRTY